One genomic segment of Oncorhynchus kisutch isolate 150728-3 linkage group LG15, Okis_V2, whole genome shotgun sequence includes these proteins:
- the LOC109905142 gene encoding transcription factor Sox-3-like gives MYNMMETEIKSPLPQSNSGSAAGNKNNSANDQDRVKRPMNAFMVWSRGQRRKMAQENPKMHNSEISKRLGADWKLLTDAEKRPFIDEAKRLRAMHMKEHPDYKYRPRRKTKTLLKKDKYSLPGGLLAPGANAVNNGVSVGQRMDSYAHMNGWTNSAYSLMQDQLAYPQHHSPQIQQMHRYEMAGLQYPMMSSAQTYMNAASTYSMSPAYTQQTSSAMGLGSMASVCKTEPSSPPPAITSHSQRACLGDLRDMISMYLPPGGDSADHPSLQTSRLHSVHPHYQTAGTGVNGTLPLTHI, from the coding sequence ATGTATAACATGATGGAAACCGAGATCAAGAGCCCACTCCCGCAGTCCAATTCGGGTTCAGCGGCGGGCAACAAGAACAACAGTGCCAACGACCAGGACCGGGTGAAGCGGCCTATGAATGCTTTCATGGTATGGTCCCGTGGACAGCGGAGAAAGATGGCACAAGAGAACCCTAAAATGCACAACTCTGAGATTAGCAAGCGGCTCGGTGCAGACTGGAAACTTTTGACCGACGCGGAGAAGAGACCCTTCATCGACGAGGCCAAGCGTCTGCGCGCCATGCACATGAAGGAGCATCCGGATTACAAATACCGTCCCCGCAGGAAGACCAAGACCCTGCTCAAGAAAGACAAGTATTCTTTGCCTGGAGGACTTCTGGCGCCAGGTGCCAACGCTGTCAACAACGGCGTCTCGGTGGGACAGCGGATGGACAGTTATGCTCACATGAATGGCTGGACCAACAGTGCGTACTCCCTCATGCAGGACCAGTTGGCCTACCCTCAGCATCACAGCCCACAGATTCAGCAGATGCACCGGTATGAGATGGCAGGGCTCCAGTACCCCATGATGTCCTCGGCGCAGACCTACATGAACGCAGCATCCACGTACAGCATGTCCCCCGCATACACGCAGCAAACCTCCAGTGCCATGGGCTTGGGTTCCATGGCCTCCGTGTGCAAGACCGAGCCGAGTTCACCACCTCCGGCGATTACTTCTCACTCCCAGAGAGCGTGTTTGGGGGACCTGAGGGATATGATCAGCATGTACCTGCCTCCCGGTGGCGACAGCGCGGATCACCCGTCCCTGCAGACCAGTCGGTTACACAGTGTACATCCGCACTATCAGACCGCGGGGACTGGCGTGAACGGAACGCTACCCCTAACCCACATTTGA